From the genome of Ailuropoda melanoleuca isolate Jingjing chromosome 5, ASM200744v2, whole genome shotgun sequence:
aaaaaaccTGTAACATCTTTGTCAGAAATGCTTAAGAAAATGTGGCAGGCGAATACAACTCGATTTATACACTGGCTATAGAAAATCAGTTTCCAAGCAATTGAGCattctgtgtctttatattagcaagaaatggaaaagacataATTCATAATGATCAAATAAAACATTAcctccattcattcacttaacaacTAAGTATTGGGTGCCCTTTAAGAGTCAGGCACTGTCCTAGAGGCAACAGTAACAAAAGTccttgccctcacagagcttacattctaaagTGCATGTGGGCACATGTGCATTTTGGGGGCTCCAACCAAGTAGGggtcaggagaaaaaaagaagggtaaaAGTTGCAAGAAGCAAAAGGAAGTTGCCTTTTTACATGGTATAGTCAACGATATTTTGATAAAGGGAATTTGACCAGGgacctaaaagaaatgaaggcaTGAGCCATACAGAACGCAAACACCTTAGGGAAAGAGATTCAAGCAGAGAACAGCAACCACTAAGACCCTCAGTAGAAGCTTGCTGAAAGAACAGCAAGGAGGTCAGTGTCTGAGGTAGAATGAATGAGGCGGACAGTGTGACATGACTGACTCTGAGAGGTAAAAGGAGGTAACAGATTGCCAGAAAGTATCCTGGCTTTTATTAACTGTGAAATGGGAAACCGGTGAAATGACATGATCTGCTCACCctgctgttaaaaacaaaaacaaaaaaaaacccaacccacaacctcttaatttcattaaaaaccaAGATGTTTCAGTGGTAGTTATTAATTTTATGCaagacatttagaaaatgaaaaaactcagATCAATTCACTTTTAATCTCTGAAGCTAAAACACTTCTAAAGTAAAAACTTTAGTATAAGTTTTATTAAAGTAGACTTAGTAATAACACAATGCAAGGGTTTAAGGGGCTCTCAGGTAATAAACAGCATTACAGTAAACCCACAGGGACGCAGAGAAACACTCTTTCATTCTCTTATTGAAGCACATCTACTCTTCAAAATCACTAGTCAAAGCTGCaggcaggagggaaagggaacCATGGAAATGGACTTTGAAGTTTATACCTTTAAAAACTGGGGGGCACGCTAACAAAATTTAGCAGAACAAATGCTTACAATTCTAATTGGATATTAttcaagaaaactacaaaatggaaGCTAACCTTCAAGTGTGTGTTGAAGTTCCAACACTTGATTAATAAGTCGCGTTTTTTCCTCCAGTTCCACCTGATTTTCAGCATCAACTGCTGAAATAGAAAGTTTCAGATTtactattaattaaaattaggTACCATTTGTGTAGAGTAGCATTAAAGATatgcaaaatgttttatattcattatcttaTTTGACTTAAACAAGAGCCCTATAAAGGAAAGTTAGATGCCCACATGGCAGAAAAGGACACCAAGGTGAAGATAAATTGTTTTGCCATTATCAATCCTCTCTAGAACTAGAAAggatataaataagtaaactagCCAAATCCAAGCCTTCTAAATATtgcttctctgttctttccattGCTTAATTAAGCCAAAAGCATCCACAAAACCAGGAactcacaaaaaggaaaataaagctcaTACCATCCATGTCGGCATTCATCATCTCGGGTAAGAAGCTTTTGGGCCTTGGGTACAAAATCCTTGATGAATGGTCTACAATAAGAGAAAGttagaaacagacacatatagCAATAAAATACCACTGcacaattattaaattttttaaaggatataatGATCAAAGTTATTgaacaacaaatacaaaatattagaaattctaAATACGTTATCTTCTTGGAAAGCAGTATGGTAATAAATTACACtcataaaaacatttaagtattttttactAAGCAATTTTGCTCTTGGAAATTTAGCCTaaggaaaattacaaagaaggaaaaaaattatatacataaaatcttcactTCAACCTTATTTACAACccacaaaattggaaacaacatAAACTGTCCAGAGTCTGGTTAATTACTGTAGTTTCTAATCGAGTGGCtactaataataattatgatgattatacatataatatggaAGAATGTTTACAAAATTGTGTATTCACTGatgtaaattatgtaaaatatacataaatacaaataaagagaacagcaaaatgaaaaaagctCTTATGTTAAGGATGATGATAGGGATGAagacaaatttctttaaaaatatttttccttattaaagtattactttatatatactgtttaatactttttattgatAAACTTCAAGAGAAAAATACTAGTCATATGAAACAATAttatgggaaaaatgaaaaatatcatctTACCTCCTGGTTATGGTAAACAGATTAATTAGgatatgaataagtaaataaatattaacatttcattGTTTCTGTAAAAGGTTCCAAaatactgggacacctgggtggctcagttgggtgagcacgtaactcttgatttcggctaaggtcatgacctcagggtcgtgagatcaagccccacgttaggctccacacttagcgcaaagtctgcttaagattctctccctcttctccctctgccccccaccacaggcttgctctaaaaaaatttttttaaagttcccaaaATATTAAAGCATAAAATTCCTGTGAAACATGTTCTGCTCTATAGTTAACATTCATTTCATATTCAGTGTGctcaagatttttaaataaaccagATTATTACTGGAAACAAATCAGTAAGCAATCTAATCTACTCACTGAAGCAATTTAGACCTGCCACTATTAATACTctttcaacaaattattttagaGCACCTACATTCTTATGCCTCTATATGCTAAACAGTAgaacccagacctactgaacaaGGATGTCTACACTCTAGAACTAGAATCATAAGAGTTATCAGTGTATTGAATATTCCCTCACAGTTTCAGTCAATAAAATTGTGTGACACTTCAGATACTGGCATGAACATGGAGATAAAATGCTCAGTGTATCATATGTTTAAACTACCTCTGAAATAAGAGATCACTTGTTGGTCTAAAGAAGAAAGACATTAAACATCCTTTACATAGCACTATTAAAGAATTAACTAGCTACAAATGGTATAAAATTGACCAAATGCTTGTTACCTAGCATCTTTCTACTTATCTAGCATTAGAGCTGCTCTCCCTCAAAttgttttcaatcattttttGTACTTCAGAGAACgttcacacatatatatgtgacataatatgtacatattatatatatattacatctgCATTATCcatatgtaatataatatgtaCGTAATACGTAATATACATGTAAACTTTTTCTGATGCAACAGCCAAAGCAAAAGTGATCTTGGGAGTACTAAGCAACAGTAGCCTGCAGCTTGGCTATTTCCCCTgctaataatataaaaaaagtgcttcaaaattctaatatttaGTGTTTTTAAGAATACAGCTAAACAAAATTTTCATGACAGCTGAAAAGAGTTATAAGATAAACAAGCAAAGCAACAGATAATCATGCAATCAATGAACTGACTTTGAAATCAAGTTTAGTATAGGGATGTGGAAAACGCTGCCTATGTTTCAGTCTACCACCAAAATTAAACCAAAGTCTTCTACAAAAGTAAAGTGCTCCAAATTGATCAATGTAATAATGAAGCTGGTTTCTGAAATTATGGCCACGTGTAACCCAAACAATAGAAAATCTGTGTATGGTTCAACAGTTTGACCTCacgaaaaaaataaaagaaaaaaaaaggtagaaaaatggGGTGGAGGGGGCTTACTAGAGGAAAAATGAAGCTTAGAAACACACATCGAAGACTGGAGTGGAGGCAAGAGCACAAAAGCCAGGTGGGCACAAGGACAGTGCCACTCGATACACAACACAACCCAAGAGAACACTATTCACATCGTAGTCTATGGAAGATTGCACCTCGAGGATTGTACAGTGCAAAATCTGCCCAACCTATGTGGCAGCCCATGCAAAAGGGTATTCAGGACTTTTCaatgaagcagagaaaagcaCTGTCAGCTGCCTCTgcacaacaaaaaaagacaaatagcaatTTTCTCTTATTCTGATGTGATTAAACAGGCTGGCCTTAAAATGCTATTCTTATATATATTCAAGGTCTTCCAATAAATTTAGAGTAataaactgatttattttatatataagatcaGAAGGTTCACTGAGCTCTTTATATCAAAGTATTTTAgctacagattttattttctttcaaaacaggATCAATCCTCAAACCTCACAATGTCTACATTAGCGCAGGTACTCTGTCATAATATGCACTTCATACCATACTGAGTTTTTCAACTATAAAACTCAAGTCTTTTTCTCAGTCTATAGTTGCTATCACATCAATCCAACCTCATGTGAAATGTGCttttaagagttcatttttggggggcgcctgggtagcgtagtcgttaagcatctgtcttcggctcctctgctgggagcctgctgcttcctctcccactccctctgtttgtgttccctatctcgctggctgtctctctctctgtcaaataaataaataaaatctttaaaaaaaaaaaaaagagttcattttggggcgcctgggtggctcagttggttacggatcctactcttgatctcagctcaggtcttaNtttgtgttccctatctcgctggctgtctctctctctgtcaaataaataaataaaatctttaaaaaaaaaaaaaagagttcattttggggcgcctgggtggctcagttggttacggatcctactcttgatctcagctcaggtcttaatctcagggtcctgacttcaagcccctcactgggtgtgaagcctacttaataaaaaaaaggaaaaaaaaaaaaaaagaaaggaaggaaggaaaaaaagagttcatTTTCAATTCCTTCTGTTCCTGTACATAAATGCAAAGCtgatgtgaaaagaaaatccagacCAAAGTATCTCAAGCATGAGGACACTGAAAGGAGTATGGGGTTCTAAGGCTGATTTGTTTATCCTAAAGCTGCCTTCATTCCGAAATGGTTGTGGTTCTCCAAGATCTGTCAACTCTGACCTAAGCCTAGGTTGGATCTCAAAAGCTTTTCTCAAAAATTACAGTACGTTCTGGTGCCTATCTTCATCTAGCCTTGGTCAGTAGAAGAGAATCTagaattattttgataatttaagtCCAGGAAGCAAAAAGTATGGAGAGAACAAGGGTCAGGAAATGTGACAAAAATTAGGATGGACCCATTTTCCATGCCCACATACCTGTGATCAAAAACTACTGTTTTACCAAAGGAGACCTCTATTTCCTCTTATAGTATCCTGAATAGTACCACTGTTAAGAAGCAGTTTAGCCCAGTGATAAAGGACATAAATTTATATTacctggatttaaatcctagCTCTGCTATTTATAAGCTCTGGAACCTTGAGCAAGGTTACcatctcagcctcagtttcctcatctgtaaaatgaggataagagtATGTACCTCATATTTTTGTTGTAAGAACTTAATGAGTTGCTATATGTAACGTGCTTGCAATGGTACCTCATACATAGAAGGTACTCAATAATGTTGCCTATTATctcttctaccttttggctctaATTCAGGccacaaaaagaaattttggtAAAATCATCTGTCTAGCtgccttattttacaaataaactgaGGCCAAAGATAATAATGGCTTACCCCAAATCACATAAGTAGTCACTGTCAGAGCCAAGACTActagggtaggggcgcctgggtggcacagtggttaagcgtctgccttcagctcagggcgtgatcccggcgttgcgggatcgagccccacatcgggctcctccactatgagcctgcttcttcctctcccactccNAACCAAAGATAATAATGGCTTACCCCAAATCACATAAGTAGTCACTGTCAGAGCCAAGACTACTAGGGTAGTTTTTCCATCATACCAGCACAGGTGTGCTCACTTCTGAGACCTAAAATTTTGAGACTTTTTCCTGATATCCATCTAATCTCTAACCACCCAACTTTTCTGCATCTAAAACTGGTTTTCATGTCATCTGCCTACTAGTGAGCAAGTAAGACTACTAAAATAATGTCACTGTTCATTAACATACTAAATGCTCTACATATATTATTAGTTCATCAAGTCAACAGAAGGGCATTGTGATTGGTACGTTTGTACCAAGATGTTGAAAGCAGATCTAAATATAAGGTCCctgttttttccattgtataGTGGAAATACAGACCTAATCTATGTTTGCCAAATATTTTGCAATCTCTGATGTTAAATTCCTTTGATATTTTACTAAGCAACTGAAGATAAATTTCATTCCATTCAAGCCGCATCAACTTTCAACACGGTTTGTCTGTTCAGGCCTGTTCAAGTTTTGATTTGTTCTGGTTAGATAAATCCAGTTTCAGATCCCACAAGATTAAGGAATTGATTGGCCAAATGAGGACTGGAACGGAAGCTATATCCCCAGAGAATGGCCAACTATAGTGATTTTACTCAGTGAGCACAGGCACAGAATATATAAGCATTGCTTTGGATCCTTAGGTACAGACATAAAGTGCTGGGGACGTAGCACAGCAGGTCTTTAACAATGTTACGTCATAGTAGCGGAATCGATATATTGTGTAACAAAAATCCTGCCTTTCGAAAAgcatcctctttctccttttcgaTCCTAACTCCCCAAAAGTTGCTCGGCAGGATCCTCGAGGGAAGCCCAAGTAGAAACTAACCCGGGAGCTCCTTTCGGCGCCAGAAAAGCTGTCGCCAGCCCTTATTTTACCGCTCGCTCGCCACCCTCCCGGCCTTGGcgtcctctccttcccacctcccggGCTCTCCGCACAGCAGCCACGGACAGGTGCACGCGTGCCAGGTCCATCCCGCCCAAACGCCCCTCTGCAGTCCCAATTCAGGGCGGGAGGCTGGACAGCGGCCTTCGACTAAGAGGCGGGAGAAGGCGGAGGGAGATCCGCCTCATGGACGCGAGCAGCACCTCCCCAAAGGAACCTCTCGGCCCAATACTGAGAAGATAATAAGGAGATTGCGCAGGGGTTCTGCAGGGAGTCAGGCCTGAGGCGCCCACCAAATGCCCAGGCCCGAGGCCGCTGTTCCCCGGCGCCTGGTGCGCCGGGCCGCGTCTAGCCCTCCCCGCCCTCCAAGCCCTCGGCTGTACCGAGGTCGCAACTCCAGTCGCCCGGGGCCAGACCCTCTGCTGCCCACGACGGCTCTCACCTGCCGTTGAAGGCGCTGGCAGTGGGAGGGAACGGGAAGACGCCTCAGGCCCCAACACTTGGACCGACTGGTACCGGCAGCTCCGCCCTCTGCGCCCACAGAGCGTGCGCCGTGTCTGGAGTCCCGCCCTGTCCCGCCCCGTCCAGCCCCGTCGCCCACCAATCCCCACTCAAGAAGACACGCCTGCGCATTAGCTGTACAACGCCCCAATCGTCCTTTGTCAAAGCCTGAGGATCCACCTTTTGCCATAACAAAAGGACGTTGGCATCCAATCAGGAATGAGGCTGTTGTGGGCGGGTCCGGTGAAAGCAACAGCCAATGACAGTACAGAAGCGAAGTTAAGCGTGAGAAAGCCAGTCCAAAGAAAGCCGCTCTTCAGTCTCATCAGGAGCTAGAAAATTGGCGTCAGAAATCCAGTGTGGAAAATTCTGACAGCCCCTGGAAGGAGGTTGGTAAAACCACATGCCGGGGGAGAGGGAAATCATTCAAATTTAAGAAAACGGCATTTGTGGACATAATGGATAAGGAAAGCCAGTGCAATACCGAGGTACTCAATTCTAAAAGCAGACTTTTCCGTATTTTTTAACTTCCCAAATCGGAAAATTCATTAAGTACATCCccctccacatcctttccaaacGAGTGTTcctctccacatcctttccaaacGATTATTAAATCCATAGTGCTCTTGACCATTTAAGAATATTTCAGATGGTATGTAGAGCTTTCGCGCACCCTATCTCATTTTGATTCTCACAGCAACCCACA
Proteins encoded in this window:
- the SCOC gene encoding LOW QUALITY PROTEIN: short coiled-coil protein (The sequence of the model RefSeq protein was modified relative to this genomic sequence to represent the inferred CDS: deleted 1 base in 1 codon) — encoded protein: MRRRVFLSGDWWATGLDGAGQAGLQTRRTLCGRRGRSCRYQSVQVLGPEASSRSLPLPAPSTADHSSRILYPRPKSFLPEMMNADMDAVDAENQVELEEKTRLINQVLELQHTLEDLSARVDAVKEENLKLKSENQVLGQYIENLMSASSVFQTTDTKSKRK